A single window of Malus sylvestris chromosome 5, drMalSylv7.2, whole genome shotgun sequence DNA harbors:
- the LOC126624067 gene encoding transcriptional regulator SUPERMAN-like, whose translation MDCINFFEGENLCDISWATRNYACSFCKREFGSAQALGGHMNVHRRDRARLRLLPHTLSSEMCPQNPNPSSYFATSSSSSLSSCHSLFSPSLRTRVSAPSSASSMDENKKLRYDYWPENHFPDLIPKKGMGGGVEHEAGHTFKGFAQRDDEYFNKIDLEKENNIIRVDLGLDLDLDIGLLKDHKEEVDLELRLGHL comes from the coding sequence ATGGATTGTATCAACTTCTTTGAAGGAGAAAATTTATGTGATATTTCATGGGCTACAAGAAACTACGCATGTAGCTTTTGCAAGAGAGAGTTCGGGTCTGCTCAAGCTCTTGGGGGTCATATGAATGTCCATAGAAGAGACAGAGCTAGGCTGAGACTCCTTCCTCATACCCTTTCTTCAGAAATGTGTcctcaaaaccctaaccctagctcTTATTTTGCTACTTCATCGTCCTCATCTCTTTCATCATGTCATTCCTTGTTTTCTCCTTCTCTGAGGACTCGGGTCTCTGCACCTTCATCAGCTTCATCTATGGATGAAAATAAGAAACTGAGATACGACTACTGGCCGGAAAATCACTTTCCTGATCTGATTCCCAAGAAAGGCATGGGAGGTGGTGTTGAGCATGAGGCTGGACACACATTTAAGGGTTTTGCACAAAGAGATGATGAGTACTTCAACAAGATTGATCTGGAGAAAGAGAATAATATAATTAGGGTTGACTTGGGGTTGGACTTGGATTTGGACATAGGGTTGCTCAAAGATCACAAGGAGGAAGTGGATCTGGAACTTCGACTTGGGCATCTTTAG